One part of the Glycine max cultivar Williams 82 chromosome 14, Glycine_max_v4.0, whole genome shotgun sequence genome encodes these proteins:
- the LOC100781768 gene encoding uncharacterized protein, giving the protein MRKISHRVLLLALFLASFTLISSTSTQQQETKPNPVAINMETKVGTQRKLLGYVPEAKKAALQNLEDVLLEPPRAASGKSRVYLKRTKYLPDLMGDSLESYPRRVFIDVGLPEKDGGSATDWFRKTYPTRNKDFEMYKIETVAEGGPQIEMSDWLRNNVREEEYVVMKSETEVVEEMMRSKAIMLVDELFLECKPQQGNRKRKNGRAYWECLALYGKLRDEGVAVHQWWG; this is encoded by the coding sequence ATGAGGAAGATTTCTCACCGTGTGTTGCTTTTGGCATTGTTTCTAGCTTCCTTTACCTTGATATCTTCGACCTCAACCCAACAACAAGAAACCAAACCCAACCCTGTTGCCATCAACATGGAAACAAAGGTTGGAACGCAAAGAAAACTATTAGGGTACGTGCCAGAGGCAAAGAAAGCTGCATTGCAAAACCTAGAAGACGTGCTTCTTGAGCCCCCACGTGCAGCTTCAGGGAAATCAAGGGTGTACTTGAAGCGTACGAAATACTTGCCTGATTTGATGGGTGATTCTCTTGAGAGTTACCCTCGTCGCGTTTTCATTGATGTGGGCCTGCCAGAGAAGGATGGAGGGAGTGCCACTGATTGGTTTCGCAAGACATACCCTACGAGGAACAAGGACTTTGAGATGTATAAGATTGAGACAGTGGCGGAGGGTGGTCCACAAATAGAGATGTCGGATTGGTTGAGGAACAATGTGAGGGAGGAAGAGTATGTGGTGATGAAATCTGAGACTGAGGTGGTGGAGGAGATGATGAGGAGTAAGGCCATAATGTTGGTGGATGAGCTTTTCTTGGAGTGCAAGCCACAACAAGGGaataggaagaggaagaatggAAGGGCCTATTGGGAGTGCTTGGCTTTGTATGGGAAGTTGAGAGACGAAGGTGTAGCTGTGCATCAATGGTGGGGTTGa